The following coding sequences lie in one Candidatus Methylomirabilis sp. genomic window:
- a CDS encoding reverse transcriptase domain-containing protein: protein MPMLDDLHADDNLHRAWGWLRRNSDASYKHYFRDLYAIYAIADIRLLRRLQDRLRRGIYEPTRACKLFFPKPSGILRPYSLLTIEDQIVYQAAINLVAERLFQKVKHRYNKEVFGHLYAGKTSSWFYRKWSDGYKAFNDAARVAFVDGFRFAASFDFTACYDSLDHGVLRHMLHKIGCDKDFAEVLTKWLSVWTATDHGIYHNHGIPQGPLSSGLLSEVVLRHFDDRRKFEGKVRYFRYVDDIRLFAKSEGDLRRLLVRLDILSKDIGLFPQSNKISIHEVKDIEAEVKSISNPTESSIRSRIVNQDRLRKRLVSLTPHFRVKDSTRFKYLLAHAQPNAKLTARLWRIFENQPEFYVQFARYLERYRRLPRRTAQRLLKEIERQELYPAIRAALLAAADGRLADQHARSLATLVKSTIWKPRDMPADLFAAAGRMLLTGGRLTLAQLRYACQREKPWWGRAQIVLALNPTNVTHEALAGILNDALRDKHSDVALAAAFGAAMNGVVLKSPRKTIEPTAAEVLKELGVIARTPPPPCGIDSSLRRMLGTVPAIKWKTVFGGNYRHVEKHIVHARALADTNVSAWVNAMDVFNDWLLVALYAHDGSLGSYTSGQIGSILHSKRLKKTYPALHALVVGIHKKRLESLLSHAKTKSSGRPTRPIKWGYLKTGKALLRKALEEQAKKW, encoded by the coding sequence ATGCCCATGCTTGATGACCTACATGCGGACGACAACCTTCACCGCGCATGGGGTTGGCTTCGCCGCAATTCTGACGCCTCGTACAAGCACTACTTCCGCGACCTCTACGCAATCTACGCGATCGCGGATATCCGATTATTGAGGCGACTACAGGACCGTCTGCGGCGCGGCATCTACGAGCCGACCCGGGCCTGTAAGCTTTTCTTCCCCAAGCCATCCGGTATCCTCCGTCCGTATTCGCTCCTGACCATCGAAGACCAAATCGTCTATCAGGCGGCCATCAATCTCGTCGCTGAGCGGCTTTTCCAAAAGGTCAAGCACCGCTACAACAAGGAAGTGTTCGGCCACCTCTATGCTGGCAAGACGAGCTCGTGGTTCTATCGAAAATGGAGTGACGGCTACAAGGCGTTTAATGATGCTGCCCGGGTGGCCTTCGTCGACGGCTTTCGATTCGCGGCCAGTTTCGACTTTACGGCTTGTTACGACAGCTTGGATCATGGCGTCCTGCGGCACATGCTTCACAAAATTGGCTGCGACAAGGACTTCGCCGAGGTGTTAACGAAATGGCTCAGCGTCTGGACCGCTACGGACCACGGGATCTACCATAATCACGGCATCCCGCAGGGACCGCTCAGCTCCGGATTGCTATCTGAGGTGGTTCTTCGCCACTTTGACGACCGCCGCAAGTTCGAGGGCAAGGTCCGCTACTTCCGCTACGTGGATGACATTCGCTTGTTCGCAAAGTCCGAGGGCGACCTCCGGCGGTTGCTGGTACGGCTAGATATCCTGAGCAAGGACATCGGGCTCTTTCCACAGTCCAACAAGATCAGCATTCACGAGGTCAAGGACATTGAGGCCGAGGTCAAGTCCATCAGCAACCCGACGGAAAGCTCGATTCGCAGCAGAATCGTCAACCAGGATCGCCTGCGCAAGCGGCTAGTCAGCCTGACGCCGCACTTTCGCGTGAAGGATTCGACTCGGTTCAAGTATCTGCTGGCTCATGCGCAGCCCAATGCGAAGCTCACCGCCCGTCTTTGGCGAATATTCGAGAATCAACCCGAGTTTTACGTGCAGTTCGCTCGCTATCTGGAGCGCTACCGCCGACTGCCACGCCGCACGGCTCAACGTCTCCTAAAGGAAATCGAACGGCAGGAGCTGTATCCGGCCATACGTGCCGCTCTGCTCGCTGCTGCCGATGGTCGCCTCGCGGACCAACATGCGCGATCCTTGGCAACACTTGTCAAAAGTACAATTTGGAAGCCTAGAGACATGCCGGCTGATCTGTTCGCGGCTGCGGGACGGATGCTCCTCACCGGTGGGCGGCTGACGCTCGCCCAATTGCGGTACGCATGCCAGCGAGAGAAACCTTGGTGGGGACGCGCGCAGATCGTGCTTGCTTTGAACCCGACGAATGTCACTCATGAGGCGCTGGCGGGAATTCTCAATGACGCCTTGCGTGACAAACATAGCGACGTGGCGCTCGCCGCGGCTTTTGGCGCAGCGATGAACGGCGTCGTCCTGAAGTCGCCCCGGAAAACGATCGAGCCAACGGCAGCAGAGGTGCTGAAGGAACTGGGCGTAATTGCTCGTACGCCGCCGCCTCCGTGTGGAATCGATTCGAGCCTGCGGAGAATGCTCGGAACGGTTCCAGCCATCAAGTGGAAGACCGTCTTCGGCGGGAACTATCGACATGTGGAGAAGCATATCGTTCATGCGCGAGCACTCGCCGACACGAACGTCAGCGCGTGGGTGAACGCCATGGACGTATTCAACGACTGGTTGCTGGTCGCACTCTACGCGCACGACGGATCGCTCGGCAGCTATACGTCGGGACAAATCGGATCAATCTTACATAGCAAACGACTGAAGAAAACGTACCCCGCGCTTCACGCGCTGGTTGTAGGTATACACAAAAAACGGCTGGAAAGTCTCTTATCGCACGCCAAGACCAAGAGCAGCGGCAGGCCCACAAGGCCCATCAAGTGGGGGTATCTCAAGACCGGGAAAGCGCTACTTCGAAAGGCTCTTGAGGAGCAGGCGAAAAAGTGGTGA
- a CDS encoding killer suppression protein translates to MEITFSSRKLQKVCNSEKEMRARFGKPLAERLQQRLAELKAADTLEDIRRLPSARCHELSQNRKGQLAVDVVHPKRLIFEPDHNPVPHKTDGGLDWSHVTKIRVIEIIDYH, encoded by the coding sequence ATGGAGATAACCTTTAGCTCTAGGAAATTGCAAAAAGTCTGCAACTCAGAAAAAGAGATGCGGGCCAGGTTCGGTAAGCCATTGGCCGAAAGGCTCCAGCAGCGGTTGGCCGAACTCAAGGCAGCGGACACGCTTGAAGATATCCGGCGATTGCCCTCAGCTCGCTGCCACGAATTATCACAGAACCGAAAAGGGCAACTTGCTGTCGATGTGGTGCATCCCAAACGACTCATCTTCGAGCCGGACCACAATCCGGTGCCTCACAAAACGGATGGTGGTCTTGATTGGTCTCATGTCACGAAAATTCGAGTGATCGAAATCATTGACTACCATTGA
- a CDS encoding HigA family addiction module antitoxin → MTRKSTAKRYVFEPEYAVPPGRTLQETIDALGMGQRDLATRAGLSAKHINQIIRGVATISHETAIRLEQVTGVSARMWNNLEVNYREQLAKLEEKKRLEHDLAWLKKIPTGELIKRGKIEKQTDRVLMLKAVLGFFGVADVEAWNKIWLSPTVAYRKSAVFQGKPEAMATWLRLGELAARAVPCAPFDKSRFRSVLHEIRAITLEKPEVSVPKMKGLCADAGVAMVLVPEIRNAPVSGATRWLTPEKAMLQLSLRYKTNDQFWFTFFHEAGHILCGGKKEVFIDLNHATGKGEMEADSFAADHLIPPRSASELNGLKSTWAIEAFAESIGIAPGIVVGRLQHEGMIGHDQFNGLKMRYQWAQQ, encoded by the coding sequence ATGACCAGAAAATCTACAGCAAAACGATACGTTTTTGAGCCAGAGTACGCTGTACCTCCGGGCCGAACGTTACAGGAGACCATTGATGCTCTGGGGATGGGGCAACGGGATCTGGCCACACGGGCTGGACTCTCGGCCAAACATATCAATCAGATTATCCGAGGAGTCGCCACCATTTCTCATGAAACGGCGATTCGGCTGGAACAGGTTACCGGTGTGTCGGCGCGGATGTGGAACAACCTTGAGGTCAACTACCGAGAACAATTAGCCAAGTTGGAAGAAAAAAAGCGTCTTGAACATGACTTGGCTTGGTTAAAGAAGATTCCCACTGGCGAATTGATCAAGCGCGGGAAGATTGAAAAACAGACAGACCGGGTGCTTATGCTGAAAGCGGTATTAGGCTTTTTCGGGGTTGCCGATGTGGAGGCGTGGAACAAAATTTGGTTGAGCCCTACCGTTGCCTACCGCAAGTCGGCGGTATTTCAGGGAAAACCCGAGGCCATGGCAACATGGTTGCGATTAGGGGAACTGGCGGCAAGAGCGGTCCCGTGTGCCCCGTTCGACAAGTCAAGATTCCGCTCCGTTCTTCACGAGATACGAGCCATCACGCTAGAAAAACCGGAGGTTTCTGTACCCAAAATGAAGGGGCTCTGCGCAGACGCTGGAGTTGCCATGGTGTTGGTCCCGGAGATTAGGAACGCCCCCGTAAGCGGGGCGACACGATGGCTGACTCCAGAAAAGGCCATGCTCCAACTGAGCCTTCGTTATAAGACCAATGACCAATTCTGGTTTACCTTCTTTCATGAGGCAGGGCACATACTGTGTGGTGGGAAAAAGGAGGTCTTCATTGACCTTAATCATGCGACAGGAAAAGGGGAAATGGAGGCCGATAGCTTTGCCGCGGATCATCTGATCCCACCTCGTAGTGCAAGCGAATTGAACGGGTTGAAGAGTACGTGGGCTATTGAAGCCTTCGCCGAGTCCATTGGTATTGCACCGGGCATCGTGGTAGGACGGCTCCAACATGAAGGGATGATTGGTCACGACCAGTTCAATGGGCTGAAGATGCGGTATCAGTGGGCGCAGCAATAG
- a CDS encoding DNA-processing protein DprA, translating into MLATSWIHPDDSAYPPVLPSLLGNDAPSRVTVLGDLNILNQKSLALFCSVKCPGNLILQTYDLAQRLRQSGVTVIGGFHSPMERECLTILLRGTQPVIACPARSLSGMRIPAVYKQPLEQGRMLLLSPFADTVRRATVETAMLRNRVVAAVAGAIFVAHAELQSKTEQFCREVLAWRKPLYTLADNANGHLLTMGAQPLRLNDLSLLLR; encoded by the coding sequence TTGCTTGCCACTTCTTGGATTCATCCGGACGATTCTGCCTACCCTCCCGTTCTTCCCAGCCTTCTTGGCAACGATGCACCATCTCGCGTCACCGTGCTGGGTGATCTCAACATTCTGAATCAGAAATCGCTGGCGCTATTCTGCTCGGTGAAATGCCCCGGCAATCTCATCTTGCAAACCTACGACCTTGCGCAGCGCTTGCGGCAATCCGGCGTTACCGTGATCGGCGGGTTTCATTCACCGATGGAGCGCGAGTGCCTGACGATCCTACTGCGCGGCACGCAGCCGGTCATTGCGTGTCCGGCCCGAAGCCTTTCCGGCATGCGAATCCCGGCCGTGTACAAGCAGCCGCTCGAACAAGGCAGGATGCTGCTCCTGTCGCCCTTTGCCGATACAGTACGCCGTGCGACTGTAGAAACGGCCATGCTCCGGAACCGCGTTGTTGCCGCAGTCGCCGGCGCGATCTTCGTGGCCCATGCGGAACTCCAGAGCAAAACCGAGCAGTTCTGCCGCGAGGTGCTTGCATGGCGGAAGCCGCTCTATACATTGGCCGACAACGCGAACGGCCACCTGCTCACGATGGGCGCTCAACCGTTACGTCTTAATGATCTGTCTCTGTTGCTCAGATGA
- a CDS encoding type II toxin-antitoxin system Phd/YefM family antitoxin: MRTVSATEAKSKLSDLLSSTEYNQERIIIERSGRPAAVLISVGDLAFLEEVEDRLASYEIEKALKKTKRSRPIEQVIVDYEKKHKIQLIDLKGAGDGPDK, from the coding sequence ATGAGGACGGTAAGCGCGACAGAAGCGAAGAGTAAGTTGTCCGATTTATTGTCAAGCACCGAATATAACCAGGAACGAATCATCATTGAGCGCAGCGGCCGGCCGGCCGCTGTCCTCATTAGTGTGGGGGACCTTGCGTTCCTTGAGGAGGTGGAGGATCGCCTTGCATCCTATGAAATTGAAAAAGCGCTCAAGAAGACCAAGCGCTCCCGCCCCATTGAGCAGGTGATTGTTGATTATGAGAAGAAGCATAAGATCCAGCTCATAGATTTGAAGGGTGCGGGTGATGGGCCGGACAAGTAA
- a CDS encoding type II toxin-antitoxin system RelE/ParE family toxin, whose product MGRTSNYYDMNLHEEAEKHVIRYPPKQFKQVITKVFSLRKNPRPQDAKELKGYPGAFRVDQGEYRVIYLVDDDQRLITVMKIGKRNDEEVYRHLESLKQAFLAGTLKRR is encoded by the coding sequence ATGGGCCGGACAAGTAATTACTACGATATGAATCTCCATGAAGAGGCCGAAAAGCACGTTATACGGTACCCGCCAAAGCAGTTCAAGCAAGTTATCACAAAGGTTTTTAGCCTGAGAAAAAATCCACGGCCTCAAGATGCCAAGGAACTCAAAGGCTATCCAGGTGCCTTTCGGGTGGATCAAGGTGAATACCGAGTCATTTATCTCGTAGACGATGATCAGCGCCTGATCACGGTGATGAAAATCGGCAAGCGGAACGACGAAGAAGTGTACCGCCATCTTGAGAGCCTCAAGCAAGCCTTCCTCGCAGGTACCTTGAAGCGGCGATAG
- a CDS encoding metal-dependent hydrolase: MDIVSHGLWGGIAFGRANRRSFGLAFGFGILPDLVPFGPFHVGVLLGLAQRPHFGHEPPDPSLFPAYVHRAYSVTHSLVVFLLAFALLWVVFRMPIWESFAWGFHILLDIFTHSTRFFPTPFLWPISDFKVNGWHWGRSEIFIPNVVLLVLLYVWFLYRRRRVGDSNEPTGSGQAARRCQTRENQGIS; the protein is encoded by the coding sequence ATGGATATCGTGTCACACGGGCTGTGGGGTGGGATCGCCTTCGGACGGGCAAACCGACGGAGTTTCGGTCTGGCGTTTGGGTTTGGTATTCTCCCGGATCTGGTGCCGTTCGGCCCCTTTCACGTCGGTGTTCTTCTCGGGCTTGCTCAGCGGCCGCATTTTGGTCACGAACCCCCTGATCCGTCCCTCTTCCCGGCTTATGTCCATCGCGCGTACAGTGTCACGCACAGTCTGGTCGTCTTCCTTTTAGCGTTCGCGCTCTTGTGGGTGGTATTCCGGATGCCGATCTGGGAGTCTTTTGCCTGGGGGTTCCATATTCTCCTGGATATCTTCACGCATTCCACCCGATTTTTTCCCACACCGTTTCTCTGGCCGATTTCGGATTTCAAGGTCAACGGCTGGCATTGGGGCCGGTCTGAGATCTTCATCCCCAACGTGGTTTTGCTTGTACTGCTCTATGTCTGGTTCTTGTATCGCCGGCGGAGGGTAGGGGATTCGAACGAGCCGACTGGATCGGGACAGGCAGCGCGACGGTGCCAAACAAGGGAGAATCAGGGGATATCATGA
- the pyrE gene encoding orotate phosphoribosyltransferase has product MDTSRDQLLRLLVQHSFQYSAEPVFTLASGRKSRYYINCKQTTFMSEAMPLLGRLFFERIKAMKQSDGEQIAAVGGLTLGADPIAYAIAYHSALQGTPIQAFSVRKEPKGHGAQKWVEGFERLGTRVVIIEDVVTTGASTLKAIDGALHAGFQIVKVLALVDRQEGGREELQKNGYELEAIYTTEDLMRVAGQAR; this is encoded by the coding sequence GTGGATACCTCAAGAGACCAACTCCTGAGATTGCTGGTTCAGCACTCCTTCCAATACAGCGCCGAGCCTGTCTTCACCCTGGCCTCCGGCCGGAAGAGCCGTTACTACATCAACTGCAAGCAGACGACGTTCATGTCAGAGGCGATGCCGCTCCTCGGCCGGCTCTTCTTCGAGCGGATCAAAGCTATGAAACAAAGCGATGGGGAGCAGATCGCCGCCGTCGGAGGACTCACCCTCGGCGCCGATCCGATTGCCTACGCCATCGCCTATCACAGCGCGCTTCAAGGAACGCCGATCCAGGCCTTCAGTGTCCGAAAGGAGCCGAAAGGACATGGAGCTCAAAAATGGGTCGAGGGGTTCGAGCGGCTAGGCACGAGGGTTGTGATCATTGAAGATGTCGTCACGACAGGCGCCTCGACCCTCAAGGCGATCGACGGCGCGTTGCATGCCGGCTTTCAGATCGTCAAGGTGCTGGCACTTGTAGACCGGCAGGAGGGCGGCCGCGAGGAGTTGCAGAAAAACGGGTATGAGTTAGAGGCGATTTACACGACCGAGGATCTGATGCGGGTAGCAGGCCAGGCGAGGTAA
- the msrA gene encoding peptide-methionine (S)-S-oxide reductase MsrA: protein MKKATFGAGCFWGVEAEFCRVSGVVSTAVGYMGGAFENPTYHDVCSGTTGHAEVVEIEYDPSQVSYNELLVLFWSIHDPTTLNRQGPDHGAQYRSVIFFHDADQQAVALASKRTLELSGKHHQPIVTEITPASTFYRAEEYHQQYLEKQAHPRCTI from the coding sequence ATGAAAAAGGCTACGTTTGGGGCGGGCTGCTTCTGGGGTGTCGAAGCCGAATTCTGTCGAGTGTCGGGTGTCGTCTCGACGGCCGTCGGCTACATGGGCGGCGCCTTCGAGAACCCGACCTACCATGATGTCTGCTCCGGTACGACCGGCCATGCGGAGGTTGTCGAGATAGAGTATGACCCTTCGCAGGTTTCCTACAACGAACTCCTCGTTCTCTTCTGGTCGATCCATGATCCAACCACCCTGAATCGTCAGGGGCCGGACCACGGCGCGCAGTACCGGTCCGTGATCTTCTTTCACGATGCCGACCAGCAGGCTGTCGCGCTCGCGTCCAAACGGACACTGGAACTCAGCGGAAAGCACCACCAGCCGATCGTGACCGAGATCACACCAGCCTCGACCTTTTACCGGGCGGAGGAATACCATCAGCAATACCTGGAAAAGCAGGCTCACCCTCGCTGTACGATCTAG
- a CDS encoding DUF427 domain-containing protein: MKAIWNGAIIAESDNTVIVEGNYYFPLSSIRPDYLRESTTHTTCHWKGEASYYDLIVGDAVNPDAAWYYPSPKAAAKQIAGRVAFWKGVQVIE; this comes from the coding sequence ATGAAGGCCATCTGGAACGGAGCGATCATTGCCGAGAGCGACAACACCGTGATCGTCGAGGGCAACTACTACTTTCCCCTGTCCTCGATCAGACCCGACTATCTCCGCGAGAGTACCACCCATACAACCTGTCACTGGAAAGGCGAAGCCAGCTACTACGACCTCATTGTCGGCGATGCGGTCAATCCCGATGCGGCCTGGTACTACCCTTCGCCAAAGGCAGCCGCGAAGCAGATTGCCGGCCGCGTCGCCTTCTGGAAAGGCGTCCAAGTCATTGAGTAA
- a CDS encoding slipin family protein: protein MNPVEILSTAFGLIPILSLLILALFVLASSVRILPEYERAVIFRLGRLAKAIVNVGGTGNGPGLILLIPMIDRMTKVSLRTVAMDVPSQDVITKDNVSVKVNAVIYFRVIDPQRAIVQVENYLFATSQIAQTTLRSVLGQSELDELLAERERLNQRLQQIIDQHTDPWGIKVTVVEIKLVDLPHEMQRAMAKQAEAEREKRAKIIHAEGELIASEKLAQAGRIMATEPVTIQLRYLQTLTEIATEKNSTIVFPLPIDILKIFLSDLKK, encoded by the coding sequence ATGAATCCCGTGGAGATTCTCTCGACTGCTTTCGGCTTGATCCCGATACTCTCTCTCCTCATCCTGGCACTTTTCGTCCTTGCCAGCTCGGTCCGTATACTCCCTGAATACGAACGGGCCGTGATCTTCCGTCTGGGCCGCCTCGCGAAGGCGATCGTGAATGTGGGCGGCACCGGCAATGGGCCAGGTCTGATTCTTCTGATCCCCATGATCGATCGGATGACGAAGGTCAGCCTGCGGACGGTGGCCATGGACGTCCCCTCCCAGGACGTCATTACCAAGGACAACGTGTCGGTCAAGGTGAACGCGGTGATCTACTTCCGGGTGATCGACCCGCAGCGAGCCATCGTCCAGGTCGAGAATTACCTCTTCGCCACCTCGCAGATCGCGCAGACGACCCTGCGGAGCGTCCTGGGACAGTCCGAGCTGGACGAACTGCTGGCCGAGAGAGAGCGGCTCAATCAGCGGCTTCAACAGATTATTGACCAGCACACCGATCCATGGGGGATCAAGGTGACCGTGGTAGAGATCAAGCTCGTGGACCTCCCGCACGAGATGCAGCGAGCCATGGCCAAGCAGGCGGAGGCCGAGCGGGAGAAGCGGGCGAAGATCATCCACGCCGAGGGTGAGCTGATCGCCTCCGAAAAGCTGGCGCAGGCGGGCAGGATCATGGCGACCGAGCCTGTCACCATCCAGCTTCGCTACTTGCAGACGCTCACCGAGATCGCCACAGAGAAAAACTCCACCATCGTCTTTCCGCTCCCTATCGACATCCTGAAGATTTTCTTGTCCGACCTGAAAAAGTAG
- a CDS encoding nodulation protein NfeD, with amino-acid sequence MIKRLVVWFGLIGIALTWPVVTYSRSEPAVRPVLAIKLEGVIAPSTADYIIRAIKQADREVAQALVIELDTPGGLDLSMRSIIKEMLAAERPIVVYVSPSGARAASAGVFITLAAHVAAMAPGTNIGAAHPVNMGGEMDKEMSKKVTNDAAAYIRTIAEQRGRNVQWAEDAVRKSVSATEKEALKLKIIDLVADKLDDLLVAVDGREVTTARGKVTLHTKGIEVTRLEMGLRDKVLKVISDPNIAYMLLMLGLAGLYFELSTPGAILPGVLGGICLILAFYAFQTLPISYAGLLLILLAIILFIAEVKVVSHGILAVGGIAAMILGSMMLIKSPEPFMRISLSAILLTTAATAAFFGFVVTMALRAQRQKTTTGAEGLIGQIGTVRTSLKPEGSVLVGGELWSAHCEDGAEPGDKVRVLAVQGLMLFVSKENEVVAVEADAISTQQRQGGQA; translated from the coding sequence ATGATTAAACGGCTCGTTGTCTGGTTTGGACTGATAGGTATCGCGCTGACGTGGCCTGTCGTCACCTATTCCAGGTCGGAGCCTGCTGTCCGGCCCGTGCTGGCGATCAAACTGGAAGGGGTCATCGCGCCCAGTACGGCCGACTACATTATTCGCGCGATCAAGCAGGCCGACCGCGAGGTGGCCCAGGCGTTGGTCATTGAGCTGGACACCCCGGGCGGCCTTGATCTTTCGATGCGCTCCATCATCAAGGAGATGTTGGCGGCGGAGCGCCCGATCGTGGTCTATGTCTCGCCCAGCGGCGCACGCGCCGCATCCGCCGGCGTCTTCATCACCCTGGCCGCCCACGTGGCCGCCATGGCGCCGGGAACCAATATCGGCGCCGCCCACCCGGTCAATATGGGGGGCGAGATGGACAAAGAGATGAGCAAGAAGGTCACCAACGATGCCGCCGCCTATATCCGGACCATCGCCGAGCAGCGCGGCCGGAACGTCCAGTGGGCCGAGGATGCCGTGCGCAAGAGTGTCTCGGCGACAGAGAAAGAGGCGCTCAAGCTGAAGATCATCGACCTCGTGGCGGACAAGCTGGATGACCTGCTTGTGGCGGTGGATGGCCGGGAGGTCACGACGGCCCGCGGCAAGGTTACGCTCCACACCAAAGGGATCGAGGTCACGCGGCTCGAGATGGGTCTCCGGGACAAGGTCCTGAAGGTGATCTCCGATCCGAACATTGCCTACATGTTGTTAATGTTGGGCCTGGCCGGGCTCTACTTCGAACTCTCGACCCCCGGCGCCATCCTGCCGGGAGTGCTCGGAGGTATCTGCCTGATTCTGGCCTTTTACGCCTTTCAGACCCTGCCCATCAGCTACGCCGGGCTGCTCCTCATCCTGTTGGCGATCATCCTGTTCATCGCTGAGGTGAAGGTGGTCTCCCATGGGATACTTGCCGTGGGCGGTATTGCGGCCATGATCCTCGGCTCCATGATGCTGATTAAAAGTCCCGAGCCGTTCATGCGGATCTCGCTCAGCGCTATCCTGTTGACCACCGCGGCCACGGCAGCATTCTTCGGTTTTGTCGTCACCATGGCGCTGCGGGCCCAACGCCAAAAGACTACTACCGGCGCAGAGGGCCTCATCGGGCAGATCGGCACGGTCAGGACGTCGCTCAAACCGGAGGGAAGCGTCCTGGTGGGAGGCGAGCTCTGGTCGGCTCACTGCGAGGATGGGGCTGAGCCCGGCGACAAGGTCAGAGTCCTGGCGGTACAGGGGCTCATGCTATTCGTCAGCAAAGAGAACGAGGTGGTAGCCGTTGAAGCCGATGCGATATCAACGCAACAGCGACAGGGAGGGCAGGCATGA
- the mazG gene encoding nucleoside triphosphate pyrophosphohydrolase, with the protein MAEASGEQLEALVQIMERLRADNGCPWDREQTRETLKPFLIEEAYEVVEAIDEGDPKQIMEELGDLLLQVVFHAQLAAERREFTIGQVLAATADKMVRRHPHVFGDATASTAREVLEQWEELKRKERNTAAAIPVSALDGVPRELPGLLRAQRLQDKAARVGFDWPEISGVMAKVEEELGELKEAIGSAAPEEVEAELGDVLFSLVNLARFLNLSAEEALRKSTTRFTTRFRYIEEALRQDGRCLSEVGLEEMERLWQQAKSRGRS; encoded by the coding sequence ATGGCGGAAGCAAGCGGAGAGCAGCTTGAGGCGTTAGTGCAAATCATGGAGCGGCTCCGGGCGGATAACGGATGCCCATGGGATCGGGAGCAGACGCGGGAGACCCTGAAGCCGTTCCTGATCGAGGAGGCTTACGAAGTAGTAGAGGCAATCGACGAGGGGGACCCTAAGCAGATCATGGAGGAGCTTGGCGACCTGCTCTTGCAGGTGGTGTTTCACGCCCAGCTCGCGGCCGAGCGGCGTGAGTTTACCATAGGGCAGGTCCTGGCGGCGACAGCCGACAAGATGGTGCGCCGCCACCCCCATGTCTTTGGCGACGCCACGGCGTCTACGGCTCGTGAGGTCCTGGAGCAATGGGAGGAACTGAAGCGCAAGGAACGCAATACTGCGGCCGCCATCCCCGTATCGGCCCTGGACGGCGTCCCCAGAGAGCTGCCCGGCCTCCTCCGTGCCCAGCGGCTGCAGGACAAGGCCGCAAGGGTCGGATTTGATTGGCCTGAGATCTCGGGGGTGATGGCAAAGGTCGAAGAGGAGCTTGGCGAACTCAAGGAGGCCATCGGATCTGCGGCGCCGGAGGAAGTTGAAGCGGAATTGGGAGACGTCCTGTTCAGCCTGGTCAACCTTGCCAGGTTCTTAAACCTGAGCGCAGAGGAGGCGCTTCGCAAAAGCACTACACGATTCACCACTAGGTTCCGATATATCGAGGAAGCACTCCGGCAGGATGGTCGCTGTCTCAGTGAGGTCGGCCTGGAGGAGATGGAGCGGCTGTGGCAGCAAGCTAAGAGCCGTGGTCGCTCCTGA
- a CDS encoding ZIP family metal transporter produces MDPFYIGLAFGSAAAAANVVGGLLVTIKRRWDEALLKYFIALGAGFMLGAAFLGMIPESMRLTDHAPLLILAGYLLIHFAEHILASHFHFGEETHVEAVLAPSISLFALAGLLIHTFFDGVSIASGFHVSVGLGFLIFVAVALHKIPEGFTVGSIMLAAGRSRGMAMASSIALGLSTMVGVVFASYLKGLLGYRLAISAGVMIYVAASDLMPEVNREKGILMALMVFVGVLLFYLTERLLSSFGF; encoded by the coding sequence ATGGACCCTTTCTATATCGGCCTGGCCTTTGGTAGTGCCGCTGCTGCCGCAAATGTGGTGGGCGGGCTCCTGGTTACGATCAAACGGCGATGGGATGAGGCGCTGCTCAAGTACTTCATTGCCCTTGGGGCCGGCTTCATGCTGGGGGCCGCCTTCCTCGGCATGATTCCGGAGAGCATGCGTCTCACAGACCACGCCCCCCTGCTCATTCTGGCCGGGTATCTCCTGATCCATTTTGCTGAACACATCCTGGCCTCGCATTTTCACTTCGGTGAGGAGACCCACGTGGAGGCCGTCTTGGCGCCCTCGATAAGCCTCTTCGCCCTCGCGGGCCTGTTGATACACACCTTCTTCGATGGGGTATCGATCGCGTCGGGATTCCATGTCAGCGTGGGATTAGGATTCTTAATCTTTGTCGCCGTTGCTCTTCATAAGATTCCCGAGGGGTTCACGGTCGGTTCGATCATGCTGGCTGCGGGCAGGTCTCGCGGGATGGCGATGGCCTCGTCGATTGCGCTGGGTCTCTCGACTATGGTTGGCGTCGTCTTTGCGTCTTACCTCAAGGGGTTGCTGGGATATCGGTTGGCCATATCAGCAGGTGTCATGATCTATGTGGCGGCGTCTGACCTGATGCCTGAGGTGAACCGGGAGAAGGGGATCCTCATGGCGCTCATGGTGTTTGTCGGCGTTCTGCTGTTCTACCTGACCGAGCGGCTGCTCTCGAGTTTCGGCTTCTGA